The following proteins come from a genomic window of Megalobrama amblycephala isolate DHTTF-2021 linkage group LG1, ASM1881202v1, whole genome shotgun sequence:
- the LOC125265396 gene encoding GTPase IMAP family member 7-like isoform X2, which translates to MSDLRIVLLGKNITENNRVGNFILGRAPFESEAPADVELNIEKHRGKLKDRDVTVINTPHLLRPNLSISQITQGVKECVNLSAPGPHVIILVLQQNDFSDNNRHRVKYVLNEFSKEAPIHTLVLTDEREINSNCIHQLIKECGGEHLQFDERKSGLHSEILERVEKILKENQVQFLISDLYEEAREETPEDGEKRRSGGSVTAEEEGDFDHEDDGKIKQRNKEKKEVAIQRKTLCKFCWQER; encoded by the exons A TGAGTGATTTGAGGATTGTTCTGCTGGGGAAGAATATAACAGAAAACAACAGAGTGGGAAACTTCATCTTAGGAAGAGCACCGTTTGAGAGTGAAGCACCTGCTGATGTAGAGCTGAACATTGAGAAACACAGAGGAAAACTGAAGGACAGAGACGTCACAGTCATCAACACTCCTCACCTGCTGAGGCCAAATCTGTCAATCTCTCAGATCACACAGGGAGTGAAAGAGTGTGTGAATCTGTCTGCTCCTGGACCTCATGTGATCATACTTGTACTGCAGCAGAACGACTTCAGTGACAATAACAGACATAGAGTGAAATATGTGCTGAATGAATTCAGTAAGGAGGCTCCTATACACACTTTAGTGTTGACTGATGAGAGAGAGATAAACAGTAACTGTATTCATCAATTAATAAAGGAGTGTGGAGGTGAACATCTTCAGTTTGATGAAAGAAAATCAGGATTGCACTCTGAGATACTTGAAAGAGTGGAGAAGATACTCAAAGAAAACCAGGTCCAATTTCTTATCTCTGACTTGTATGAGGAAGCAAGAGAAGAAACACCAGAAGATGGAGAGAAGAGGAGATCTGGAGGTTCAGTCACAGCAGAAGAAGAGGGAGATTTTGATCATGAAGATGATGGAAAAATCAAACagagaaacaaagagaaaaaggaAGTCGCTATCCAAAGGAAAACCTTGTGTAAGTTTTGTTGGCAAGAAAGATAG
- the LOC125265396 gene encoding GTPase IMAP family member 7-like isoform X1: protein MASSSGNRSQQRQHKDLPDKEVQRGCGSISLERPNMSDLRIVLLGKNITENNRVGNFILGRAPFESEAPADVELNIEKHRGKLKDRDVTVINTPHLLRPNLSISQITQGVKECVNLSAPGPHVIILVLQQNDFSDNNRHRVKYVLNEFSKEAPIHTLVLTDEREINSNCIHQLIKECGGEHLQFDERKSGLHSEILERVEKILKENQVQFLISDLYEEAREETPEDGEKRRSGGSVTAEEEGDFDHEDDGKIKQRNKEKKEVAIQRKTLCKFCWQER, encoded by the exons ATGGCGTCTAGTTCAG GAAACAGAAGTCAGCAAAGACAACACAAAGATCTCCCCGACAAGGAAG TTCAAAGAGGATGTGGAAGTATATCTCTTGAGCGACCTAATA TGAGTGATTTGAGGATTGTTCTGCTGGGGAAGAATATAACAGAAAACAACAGAGTGGGAAACTTCATCTTAGGAAGAGCACCGTTTGAGAGTGAAGCACCTGCTGATGTAGAGCTGAACATTGAGAAACACAGAGGAAAACTGAAGGACAGAGACGTCACAGTCATCAACACTCCTCACCTGCTGAGGCCAAATCTGTCAATCTCTCAGATCACACAGGGAGTGAAAGAGTGTGTGAATCTGTCTGCTCCTGGACCTCATGTGATCATACTTGTACTGCAGCAGAACGACTTCAGTGACAATAACAGACATAGAGTGAAATATGTGCTGAATGAATTCAGTAAGGAGGCTCCTATACACACTTTAGTGTTGACTGATGAGAGAGAGATAAACAGTAACTGTATTCATCAATTAATAAAGGAGTGTGGAGGTGAACATCTTCAGTTTGATGAAAGAAAATCAGGATTGCACTCTGAGATACTTGAAAGAGTGGAGAAGATACTCAAAGAAAACCAGGTCCAATTTCTTATCTCTGACTTGTATGAGGAAGCAAGAGAAGAAACACCAGAAGATGGAGAGAAGAGGAGATCTGGAGGTTCAGTCACAGCAGAAGAAGAGGGAGATTTTGATCATGAAGATGATGGAAAAATCAAACagagaaacaaagagaaaaaggaAGTCGCTATCCAAAGGAAAACCTTGTGTAAGTTTTGTTGGCAAGAAAGATAG